The sequence CGGTCACAGATCAGTTCGGCATTCAGCACCGAGGCTCCGGCAGCACCTCGTATGGTATTGTGTCCCATAGCAATGTATCGGATTCCAGGTCTAAGCCTTCCCACCGATACGGTCATTCCTTTCCCTTTCATGCGGTCGAGACGTGGCTGAGGACGATCCTGCTGGGTCATGAAATCAACGGATTTCTCAGGTAAAGTTGGCAGATCCTTGAGTGGACATTTCCAATTCCGGAATGCCTTTGCTACTTCTTCCACCGATTCTTTAATATCAATCCAGATTGCCATTGAATGGCCGTCAATAACCGGAACGCGATTACAACTTGCACTTACGGTGAATGGAGCGTTGATGACTTCACTCCCATCAAAAGTACCCATGATCTTCAAAGTCTCACGTTCCATCTTCTCCTCTTCTCCCCCAATATAAGGGATCACATTATCAAAGATAGACATTCCAGGAATTCCTTCAAAACCTGCCCCGGAGATCGCCTGCATAGTCGCTACCCGGAGGTCGGTAAAGTGAAAGTTTCTGATTGGCGCCAGTGAGACTGTAAGCATGATGGTAGAGCAGTTGGGATTTGTTACAATGAATCCATCAGTGCCTGAATCCCGTTGTAACTC comes from Methanospirillum hungatei and encodes:
- the asd gene encoding aspartate-semialdehyde dehydrogenase, which produces MVSVGVLGATGAVGQRFVQLLADHPYFDLTVLTASERSAGKKYRDAVNWRLDLPLPESVGDITVTDTRIESLKNVDIVFSALPADLATKIEIDCAKAGVGVCSNASSHRMSPDVPLVVPEINADHLRMIELQRDSGTDGFIVTNPNCSTIMLTVSLAPIRNFHFTDLRVATMQAISGAGFEGIPGMSIFDNVIPYIGGEEEKMERETLKIMGTFDGSEVINAPFTVSASCNRVPVIDGHSMAIWIDIKESVEEVAKAFRNWKCPLKDLPTLPEKSVDFMTQQDRPQPRLDRMKGKGMTVSVGRLRPGIRYIAMGHNTIRGAAGASVLNAELICDRGYL